From one Plasmodium coatneyi strain Hackeri chromosome 9, complete sequence genomic stretch:
- a CDS encoding NOT family protein yields MGRGNKEKGKNPIKLARKKKKKNAEGNSKGEDNDMINSETNDPASDVIEDNNAPSEGEDPTGTLTTASTRELQGGGEKTYNQGDEEQKNPLSDVSANLMKNKVSEKREDHFKDKSESYYASGREEVGTKVKCSNGNPQCDDPVKRNENRAGEEAQGKCVIQCTDGIATQEGGSLPEEGHEKNEEEPNRTTSKGCLGPSKEQTPNDYACSSAPDGEDPNIHPSDEENIPLDELLYETTERAKKYNRTNYGLMGILKVIRMTDPQLNMLALGTDLTTLGLNLNSPDYLFSSFTSPISEDPTYNEDYFVKPSCYLNTRFQIRLSLLLKLQTETLFYIFYNLPRDVLQAYAASELYLRKWTYHRNYKKWFFPKNLLHQGNLSSCRCWIYFDPVTWTKKMYNDFLCVKDMMHVQDITRCIEHIIQVQSNCSGNFAGPPNCGNPSQGASSQGEKSSPVGGAGTMGPQ; encoded by the coding sequence ATGGGGagaggaaataaagaaaaggggaagaatccCATTAAGTtggccagaaaaaaaaaaaaaaaaaatgcggaaGGAAATAgcaaaggggaagataaCGACATGATAAATAGCGAAACGAATGACCCAGCGTCGGATGTTATAGAAGATAATAATGCACCCAGCGAAGGGGAAGATCCTACAGGGACGCTCACTACTGCTTCCACAAGGGAGCTCCAAGGAGGCGGTGAAAAAACATATAATCAGGGAGACGAAGAACAGAAGAACCCACTCAGTGACGTTTCGGCTAACCtgatgaaaaataaagtgagcgaaaaaagggaagatcaTTTTAAAGACAAAAGTGAAAGTTATTATGCTTCTGGGAGGGAAGAAGTGGGAACCAAGGTTAAGTGCTCAAATGGGAATCCACAATGTGACGATCCTGTGAAGAGGAATGAAAACCGAGCTGGAGAGGAGGCACAAGGGAAATGCGTTATCCAATGTACAGACGGTATTGCCACCCAGGAGGGAGGAAGTCTCCCAGAGGAGGGccacgaaaaaaatgaagaagaaccaAACAGAACTACCAGTAAAGGATGTCTAGGCCCTTCAAAGGAACAGACACCAAATGACTACGCATGTAGTAGTGCACCTGACGGGGAAGACCCAAACATACACCCTTCCGACGAGGAAAACATTCCGCTAGATGAACTACTCTACGAAACGACAGAAAGAGCTAAAAAGTACAACCGAACGAATTATGGACTCATGGGTATACTAAAGGTGATTAGGATGACGGACCCCCAATTGAATATGCTCGCCTTAGGAACCGATCTGACAACCCTAGGGTTGAATTTAAATTCGCCAGACTATCTGTTCTCTTCATTTACATCCCCTATAAGTGAAGACCCAACGTATAATGAGGACTATTTTGTGAAACCCAGCTGTTATTTAAACACCCGCTTTCAAATTCGTCTGTCCCTACTTTTGAAGCTGCAAACAGAAACGctgttttacattttttacaacttaCCGAGGGACGTACTGCAGGCTTATGCTGCGTCAGAGCTTTACCTGAGAAAGTGGACCTATCACaggaattataaaaaatggttttttccaaaaaactTGCTCCATCAGGGTAACTTAAGCAGTTGCCGTTGTTGGATTTACTTCGATCCGGTTACCTGGACGAAGAAAATGTACAACGACTTTTTATGCGTTAAAGATATGATGCATGTGCAGGATATTACCAGGTGTATTGAGCACATAATTCAGGTGCAATCCAACTGTAGTGGCAATTTTGCCGGTCCTCCTAATTGTGGGAACCCGAGTCAAGGCGCTTCCtcccaaggggaaaaatcttCCCCAGTTGGGGGTGCAGGCACCATGGGCCCGCAATAG
- a CDS encoding Spermidine synthase, whose translation MDKLMNNNKAKLTVMLVGGLCSLVLYHMKKKMNFSYCLFSKNWFSEFSLMWPGQAFSLEIKKIIHQAKSKYQSILVFESSTFGNVLVLDGVIQLTEKDEFAYHEMMTHVPMTVAKEPKNVLVVGGGDGGVIRELCKYKSIENIDICEIDEMVIEVSKTFFKNISCGFDDKRVNVFIEDASKFLENVTNTYDVIIVDSSDPIGPAESLFNQNFYEKVYNALKPNGYCVAQCESIWIHVGTIRSMMGYARKMFKKVEYANISIPTYPCGCIGILCCSKSDTGMSKPNKRLESKEFNDLKYYSYENHSAAFKLPTFVLKDIESA comes from the exons atggataaactcatgaacaacaacaaagcCAAGCTGACGGTGATGCTGGTGGGGGGTTTATGCTCCCTGGTGTTGTATCacatgaaaaagaaaatgaactTTTCCTACTGTTTGTTTTCGAAAAACTGGTTTAGCGAGTTCTCCCTCATGTGGCCAGGCCAAGCTTTCAGtctggaaataaaaaaaatcatccacCAGGCGAAATCGAAATATCAG AGCATCCTGGTCTTCGAGAGTAGCACCTTCGGAAACGTGCTCGTCCTGGACGGAGTCATACAGCTGACAGAGAAGGACGAGTTCGCCTACCACGAAATGATGACCCACGTCCCCATGACAGTTGCCAAGGAACCAAAGAACGTACTTGTTGTAGGAGGAGGAGACGGAGGAGTGATCAGAGAACTGTGTAAATATAAGTCCATAGAAAACATAGACATCTGCGAAATAGATGAAATGGTTATCGAGGTATCCaaaacatttttcaaaaacatCAGTTGCGGGTTCGACGATAAGAGAGTAAACGTTTTCATTGAAGACGCCAgtaaatttttggaaaacgTCACTAACACGTATGACGTAATTATTGTAGACAGTTCTGACCCCATCGGCCCGGCCGAATCTTTGTTTAATCAGAACTTTTACGAAAAGGTGTACAACGCACTAAAGCCTAATGGATACTGCGTCGCTCAG TGCGAGTCCATTTGGATTCACGTAGGAACGATAAGGAGCATGATGGGATATGCAAGGAAGATGTTCAAGAAGGTCGAGTATGCGAACATTAGCATTCCAACCTACCCCTGTGGTTGTATAG gcATCCTCTGCTGCTCCAAAAGCGACACCGGCATGTCCAAGCCGAACAAACGCCTAGAGTCGAAGGAGTTTAATGACCTCAAGTACTACAGTTACGAGAACCATTCGGCCGCCTTTAAGTTGCCTACCTTTGTTCTAAAGGACATCGAATCTGCGTAG
- a CDS encoding 26S proteasome regulatory complex subunit, with translation MTKEKNRRSCNKMELNKEDICELNKNSYPNFYLADLFYILQLTHISPEEKNETWMKLQDEIKKNNMYAYYNYVCEELNIAVDQDLYNSLKKNADEEINEIEKKIQEASEDFDSVDTKNDVLLKANFFCKIGDKENALKEYEEAYKKDIGIGVKLDILLTIIRISIFFNDLKNTKKYLEQARTQMEKGGDWERKNKLKIYEALNYIMIRNFPEASKILIDAASTFTATEIISYDEVIFYVVILGIMTEERTVLDKKILNSSVILQVTSSDEDLYSYISSFYHCEYRTFMEKTIKIAMRVKRDKYLGRHYRYFIRNTRVRAYRQFLEPFKSVTLKNMAYAFGVSEEFIENEISSFIANGKLNCKIDKVNGSIESNQPNERNTLYLNTIKKGDILLNRIQKLSRVIDM, from the exons ATGactaaagagaaaaatagaaggagctgtaacaaaatggaactgAACAAAGAAGATATCTGCGAGCTGAACAAAAACAGCTACCCCAATTTTTACCTGGCGGatttattttacattttgcagTTGACACATATATCGCCAGAAGAGAAGAACGAAACGTGGATGAAGCTACaggatgaaataaaaaaaaataacatgtaCGCATATTATAACTATGTATGCGAAGAATTGAACATTGCTGTAGACCAGGACCTTTacaattctttaaaaaaaaatgcagacgaagaaattaatgaaatagaaaagaaaatccAAGAGGCCTCCGAGGATTTTGATTCTGTTGATACCAAAAATGATGTTCTACTCaaggcaaattttttttgcaaaattggaGACAAG GAAAATGCACTCAAGGAATACGAAGAAGCCTACAAAAAAGACATAGGCATTGGCGTCAAACTGGATATCCTCCTCACGATAATACGAATAAGCATCTTTTTTAACGACCTGAAAAACACCAAAAAGTATTTAGAGCAGGCAAGAACGCAGATGGAGAAAGGAGGCGactgggaaagaaaaaacaaactcaAAATTTACGAAGCTTTAAACTACATTATGATTAGGAACTTTCCAGAAGCTTCCAAAATTTTGATCGATGCTGCATCAACATTTACAGCAACGGAAATCATTTCATATGAcgaagttattttttatgttgtcaTCCTGGGAATT ATGACGGAAGAGAGAACCGTgttggataaaaaaattctgaacagCTCGGTAATTTTGCAGGTCACGAGCAGTGATGAAGATTTGTACAGTTATATATCCTCCTTTTACCACTGTGAATATCGAACCTTTATGGAAAAGACAATCAAAATAGCCATGCGAGTGAAGAGGGACAAATACTTGGGAAGGCATTATCGATATTTTATTCGAAACACGAGGGTCAGAGCTTATAGGCAATTCCTGGAGCCCTTCAAAAGCGTCACGCTTAAAAACATGGCGTACGCCTTTGGGGTTAGTGAGGAATTTATTGAGAACGAAATTTCGTCCTTCATCGCGAATGGGAAGTTGAACTGTAAAATTGACAAGGTGAATGGTTCGATAGAGAGCAACCAGCCCAACGAGAGGAACACTCTGTATTTGAACACGATTAAAAAG GGGGACATTCTACTAAACAGGATACAGAAGCTGTCCAGGGTTATTGACATGTGA
- a CDS encoding Methyltransferase yields MENPDEGNAAPREEDAQNGETSGKTFALFENENFELNASDEEFESGSAEGDDAEEGEQDDGEEESGSESEGMSYGDLSNDDDNDDEDDEDGGDDADEGDNEAALEEDPQEGDTTQGMTDVRAQVSGMLKRRNKKKWINKEEQIYKDEIGVYRKGKLMKSEDIEDRMKYLLLLFTEREKVIKLPSKEVKAKLNKAAIVKELLFYYTYFYEYSEELIKYLYYLFDLKELYLFLEMNNLPKEIHLRTNTVKITRKNLINILKSQNVNAEEGENWNNVGIVINDVNSNVGSLNEYMYGYYMIQSASSLIPVLELNVKPEDTVLDMCAAPGGKCTFICALQKNKGFVYANDINKMRCKAIEAQASRMGIQNLVITSFDALKVGQKWTFLFDKIILDAPCSGTGVVNKNKGARRKTLKEIRELAQKQRKLLNNAISLVKNGGIVVYSTCSITVEENEQVINYILKKRDVNLLPIDTPIGDPGITHYRKKEFSSKVALCRRIYLHKHNYDNFFVAKLLKRSDAVYTKGGVKPAKNSNMVNKNAQDAKQNGDGHPKAGIKNKKKGKFRNRKGKKKKKKEKTGAPSPMQSDKKVKKGGPFVKGKTPFGGKNAKFGKKKKMHKGG; encoded by the coding sequence ATGGAGAACCCCGATGAGGGAAATGCTGCCCCCAGGGAGGAGGACGCGCAGAATGGAGAAACCAGCGGGAAAACCTTTGCTCTtttcgaaaatgaaaattttgaattGAATGCAAGTGATGAGGAGTTCGAGTCGGGGAGCGCCGAGGGGGACGACGCGGAAGAGGGGGAACAGGACGATGGTGAGGAGGAAAGTGGGTCCGAGAGTGAGGGCATGTCCTACGGCGATTTGAGCAACGACGATGACAacgatgatgaggatgatgaagacGGCGGCGACGATGCGGATGAGGGAGATAATGAGGCTGCCCTTGAAGAAGACCCCCAAGAGGGGGACACAACGCAGGGGATGACAGACGTGCGTGCACAAGTATCGGGAATGCTCAAacggagaaataaaaaaaagtggatcaACAAAGAGGAGCAAATATACAAAGACGAAATAGGAGTCTACAGAAAGGGGAAGCTCATGAAAAGCGAAGATATTGAGGACCGCATGAAGTATCTCCTTCTACTATTCACGGAAAGGGAGAAGGTGATTAAACTACCTTCCAAAGAAGTTAAGGCAAAACTGAACAAAGCAGCCATTGTGAAGGAGCTGCTATTTTATTACACCTACTTCTATGAGTACAGTGAGGAGCTGATAAAATACCTGTACTACCTATTTGACCTGAAGGAGTTGTACCTCTTCCTCGAGATGAATAACCTACCGAAGGAAATACACTTAAGGACCAACACAGTAAAGATCACGAGGAagaatttaataaatattttaaaaagtcaGAATGTAAATGcagaagagggagaaaattGGAACAATGTAGGAATAGTCATTAACGACGTGAACTCAAATGTAGGGTCTTTAAATGAGTATATGTATGGGTATTACATGATCCAGTCAGCCTCTTCTTTAATTCCTGTGCTGGAATTAAATGTAAAGCCAGAGGATACTGTCTTAGATATGTGTGCTGCCCCTGGAGGGAAATGTACCTTCATATGTGCTCtccagaaaaataaagggttCGTCTACGCCAATGATATTAATAAAATGAGGTGCAAAGCTATTGAAGCACAGGCCTCCAGAATGGGGATCCAAAATTTAGTGATTACCTCCTTCGATGCGCTGAAGGTTGGACAGAAGTGGACCTTCCTATTCGATAAGATTATTCTAGATGCTCCATGTAGTGGTACAGGAGTtgttaacaaaaataagGGAGCCAGGAGAAAGACCCTTAAAGAAATCAGGGAACTTGCACAGAAGCAAAGGAAACTACTGAACAATGCCATAAGCTTGGTAAAAAACGGTGGCATCGTCGTCTACTCCACTTGTAGTATCACCGTGGAGGAAAACGAACAGGTCATTAactacattttaaaaaaaagggacgtgAATCTCCTGCCTATTGACACCCCAATTGGGGACCCGGGGATCACACACTacaggaagaaagaattctCCAGTAAAGTCGCCCTATGCAGACGGATTTACCTGCACAAACACAACTacgacaatttttttgtggccAAGCTGTTGAAGCGCTCCGACGCGGTCTACACGAAAGGAGGAGTGAAGCCGGCAAAGAACAGCAACATggttaataaaaatgccCAAGACGCGAAGCAGAACGGAGATGGACACCCCAAGGCGGGCAttaaaaacaagaaaaagggaaaattccgcaataggaagggaaagaagaagaagaagaaggaaaagacgGGCGCCCCTTCCCCGATGCAAAGTGACAAGAAGGTGAAGAAAGGGGGCCCATTTGTCAAGGGTAAAACCCCGTTCGGCGGAAAAAACGCCAagtttgggaaaaaaaaaaaaatgcacaaggGGGGGTAA
- a CDS encoding A/g-specific adenine glycosylase, which translates to MEDVKAEESPQNGKEHAEPEYHYDFLKRHSSEMKKDLLEWYYKYRRKLPWRNDQPPYTTSVQVEVGNPQGDIRSYFCKGGDAQISRNGANRKDGTRLITKGRKKDQEELPLREVKRVKNECVLKNSPEECKGQSSNKVEATQGQCVTTPISNTQAEVKQEDDPLPPNEKQHLSVRGYQIYVSEIMLQQTRVHAVVNFYLKWMNKWGTIFELAKSNLDDVLILWKGLGYYNRAKNLLDCCKHVVDKYDGVFPNDLKLLKELPGIGDYTSKAICIHLYNRKDICIDTNVIRIFSRITDTINYSGSTVLTKHCERVSHVLCEGDSNYSDLSQALMDLGSSICNGTPQCAQCPLNKHCLIYLKKKNNNSKKKDSSFYLTHPDGCKLCVQDRNVEIKCVPLTKKKKKTEKICLVLLVKRSGPPKGKGTSIINKVEKKSTKKKKITLTGQKSGEHLEDDYYLMIKNTNSNLFSMHYLFPLLLLDQFDKKHVHTHLNELLSSLNLNNSLEDSFTYINNFKHVFSHLTYDTHIYVCSVLNEENVTEGKENVWIKLKDMQDFTHNSFCQNIIDHYRKSVTGSRMYLSEFCL; encoded by the exons atGGAGGATGTAAAGGCGGAGGAGTCCCCCCAGAACGGGAAGGAGCACGCCGAGCCAGAGTACCACTACGATTTTCTAAAAAGGCACAGCtcggaaatgaaaaaagatcTCCTGGAATGGTATTACAAATATAGGAGAAAACTACCCTGGCGGAATGACCAACCACCGTACACGACCAGCGTTCAGGTGGAGGTGGGAAATCCCCAGGGCGATATAAGGAGCTACTtctgcaaagggggagaTGCTCAAATTAGCAGAAATGGTGCGAATAGGAAAGATGGAACGAGACTTATtacaaaagggaggaaaaaggacCAAGAGGAGTTACCCCTCAGGGAAGTAAAACGAGTTAAGAATGAATGCGTACTGAAGAATTCACCTGAGGAGTGCAAAGGTCAGTCCAGCAATAAGGTGGAGGCTACCCAGGGGCAATGTGTTACTACCCCAATTAGTAACACCCAGGCAGAAGTAAAACAAGAGGATGACCCATTGCCCCCAAATGAGAAACAACACTTAAGTGTTCGGGGCTACCAAATATACGTAAGTGAAATAATGCTACAACAAACAAGAGTCCACGCAGTAGTAAATTTCTACCTTAAGTGGATGAACAAATGGGGCACCATTTTcgagctagccaaaagtAACCTGGATGACGTTCTCATATTGTGGAAGGGACTAGGATACTACAACAGAGCGAAGAACCTACTAGACTGTTGCAAACATGTGGTTGACAAATACGATGGGGTGTTTCCTAACGATTTAAAGCTACTCAAAGAGTTGCCAGGAATAGGGGATTACACGTCCAAGGCGATCTGCATACATCTGTACAACAGGAAAGATATATGCATCGACACAAATGTGATTAGGATTTTTTCTAGAATTACGGACACCATTAATTATAGCGGTTCCACCGTTTTAACGAAGCACTGTGAACGGGTCAGCCACGTTTTGTGTGAGGGTGACTCCAATTATTCTGACCTCAGCCAGGCTTTAATGGACTTGGGGTCCAGCATTTGTAATGGCACCCCCCAGTGTGCTCAGTGCCCCTTGAACAAACATTGCCTCATCtatttgaagaagaagaataataatagtaagaaaaaagacaGTTCGTTTTATTTGACCCACCCCGATGGATGCAAGCTGTGCGTCCAAGACAGAAACGTCGAAATTAAGTGTGTTCCCTTgacgaagaaaaagaagaaaacggaaaaaatatgcctcGTTCTCCTGGTAAAGAGGAGTGGCcctccaaaggggaagggaacaagTATAATCAacaaggtggaaaaaaagagcacgaaaaaaaaaaaaattaccttaACGGGTCAGAAAAGTGGGGAACACCTGGAGGATGATTACTATTTGATGATCAAGAACACAAACTCGAATTTGTTCTCAATGCATtatttgtttccccttttgctcCTGGACCAGTTTGATAAAAAACATGTGCACACG CATTTAAATGAGTTGTTGAGTAGCCTAAATTTGAACAACTCCCTGGAGGATTCCTTCACCTAT atCAACAATTTTAAGCATGTATTTTCTCACCTCACATATGACACGCACATTTACGTATGTTCTGTCCTGAACGAG GAAAATGTTACagaggggaaagaaaacgTCTGGATAAAGTTGAAAGACATGCAG GACTTCACGCACAACAGCTTTTGTCAAAACATAATAGACCACTACAGAAAAAGCGTGACTGGGTCTAGGATGTATCTCTCAGAATTTTGCTTGTAG